A region from the Triticum aestivum cultivar Chinese Spring chromosome 3D, IWGSC CS RefSeq v2.1, whole genome shotgun sequence genome encodes:
- the LOC123075389 gene encoding zinc finger BED domain-containing protein RICESLEEPER 2-like isoform X1 yields MTMTMDNAAANDSAAKKLMDKFTARKSAKFISKYFHVRCCAHIVNLIVNDGMEPLQPLIGNLRETVKYLKKSPSRMSNFLSDCKSLNIKVGKGLCLDVATRWSSTYRMIDACTLYKEAFHEYAQSDPNYEWQPDDEDFVLYGRIQPILKSFAEVTTILSGSTYPTTNIFYPYIMNVKIAIVEHAMSGDDNLKMMGEAMLDKFDKYWDSTVVPENKNRKDKKRVKNNVMVIATILDPRFKMKLVDYCFKKMYGKEKGSSEMEDIKTEFFDLYATYEMENRQHEAPNTNEQSSISSRQASTSMTTLSSGFQSFLEETNSGPCKSELTSYLEDKTHPINDPNFTLLDWWRLNAHRYPIVAKMAKKFLTIPATSVSSESTFSTGGRVLDDYRSSLLPSMVEALVCASSFIKGSKENHIRPTTIVEDDIDDDVEFIPFPESIVESN; encoded by the exons ATGACAATGACCATGGATAATGCTGCCGCGAATGATTCTGCCGCTAAGAAATTGATGGACAAGTTCACTGCTAGGAAATCAGCAAAATTCATATCTAAGTACTTCCATGTTCGCTGCTGCGCACACATAGTGAATTTGATAGTCAATGATGGCATGGAACCATTGCAGCCTTTGATAGGCAACCTTAGAGAAACTGTCAAGTACTTGAAAAAATCTCCATCACGCATGTCGAACTTCTTGTCAGATTGCAAGTCTCTTAATATTAAAGTTGGAAAAGGATTATGCCTAGATGTAGCAACCAGATGGAGTTCTACATACAGAATGATAGATGCTTGCACTTTGTATAAGGAAGCTTTCCATGAGTATGCACAATCAGATCCTAATTATGAATGGCAGCCCGATGATGAAGATTTTGTACTATATGGCAGAATTCAACCCATCTTGAAATCATTTGCCGAGGTAACTACTATACTATCAGGATCTACTTACCCCACTACCAACATTTTTTATCCATACATCATGAATGTTAAGATTGCTATAGTAGAGCATGCTATGTCCGGAGATGACAATTTGAAAATGATGGGGGAAGCCATGCTTGATAAGTTTGATAAATATTGGGATAGCACTGTTGTGCCAGAAAACAAAAATCGGAAAGATAAAAAAAGGGTAAAGAACAATGTTATGGTGATTGCCACCATTCTTGATCCCAGATTTAAGATGAAACTTGTGGACTATTGTTTTAAGAAAATGTATGGTAAAGAGAAGGGTAGTAGTGAGATGGAAGATATCAAAACAGAATTCTTTGATCTGTATGCCACATATGAGATGGAAAATCGTCAGCATGAGGCTCCTAACACCAATGAGCAGAGTTCAATTTCAAGTAGGCAAGCATCTACATCTATGACCACATTGTCGAGTGGGTTTCAATCCTTTCTCGAGGAGACAAATTCGGGGCCATGCAAATCTGAATTGACAAGTTATCTTGAAGACAAGACTCATCCCATTAATGATCCAAATTTCACATTACTTGACTGGTGGAGGTTGAACGCTCATAGATATCCTATTGTGGCAAAAATGGCAAAGAAGTTCTTGACTATACCAGCTACTAGTGTTTCATCAGAGTCAACATTCTCTACAGGAGGTAGAGTTCTTGATGACTACCGTAGTTCTCTACTCCCAAGCATGGTTGAGGCACTTGTTTGTGCTTCTAGCTTCATCAAAGGATCAAAAGAAAACCACATTAGGCCTACAACCATAGTG GAAGATGACATTGATGATGATGTTGAGTTCATTCCATTTCCTGAATCTATTGTGGAAAGCAACTAG